In a genomic window of Streptomyces noursei ATCC 11455:
- a CDS encoding RNA polymerase sigma factor, with product MAHDAPPRWDRRMQQRLARGEAAALGELYDRFASLVHSLAYRVLDDEDAADRITREVFGYVWEHPDSYDPKQGSLRSWVAGITRHQAVQRLRQTEADSARDRGEAGPASAESERELERKIHEASTAARADYIVTSMPAPLREALELAYFQRRDYRQTAADLGVTEDEARRRLRLGLQLLSTAHNHQALPAVPMRRVARGPHTPRPPHPAPPGPGHGRSL from the coding sequence ATGGCACATGACGCACCACCGCGCTGGGACAGGCGGATGCAGCAGCGACTCGCCCGCGGCGAGGCCGCGGCACTCGGTGAGCTCTACGACCGTTTCGCCTCGCTCGTGCACAGCCTCGCCTACCGCGTCCTGGACGACGAGGACGCCGCCGACCGCATCACCCGCGAGGTGTTCGGCTACGTCTGGGAGCACCCGGACTCCTACGACCCCAAGCAGGGCTCGCTGCGCTCCTGGGTGGCCGGGATCACCCGCCACCAGGCCGTCCAGCGGCTGCGCCAGACCGAGGCCGACTCGGCGCGCGACCGCGGCGAGGCCGGGCCCGCGTCCGCCGAGTCGGAGCGCGAGCTGGAGCGGAAGATCCACGAGGCGTCCACCGCCGCCCGCGCCGACTACATCGTCACGTCCATGCCCGCCCCGCTGCGCGAGGCCCTGGAACTGGCGTACTTCCAGCGCCGGGACTACCGCCAGACCGCCGCCGACCTCGGCGTCACCGAGGACGAGGCGCGGCGCCGGCTCCGCCTGGGCCTCCAGCTGCTGTCCACCGCCCACAACCACCAGGCCCTGCCGGCCGTCCCGATGCGCCGCGTCGCCCGCGGGCCGCACACCCCGCGCCCGCCGCACCCCGCACCGCCCGGTCCGGGCCACGGACGGTCGCTGTGA
- a CDS encoding sensor histidine kinase, with translation MGAVGGAAGDAAASAAGDVIGDAPGEGTAGPGGIRGRDRSGTRVLVRHVVRRTARRAVRRLLCGPLGRRLRRVGPVLVPMLLSIADALLVNGLGMALELGVSVVAAAALLLRRRWPLLVFLVTLPGLYIGYIWFAPMIALYTLAALRPGRARLGVCALLLVAAHFLPYPISDFEPTAYRENTLVLIDACVTSAAPIALGLLVRTRRELASRVEDLTRSLRREDRLLAERVKATERARLAREMHDVVAHQVSLISLQAGAVQVSTGDAAARDGARTIRELSVRTLEELRHMVGVLRAAGGDAQEAGELAPQPDLDELPRLIEMSALDVTYEGLRTAHDGAAGSGADRPRGGRTVERAAFRTVQEALTNVRKHAPGAQVRVRVDAVELAAPGDPEAVERGRAGLRVEIRNGPPDATVPVPALPGGGHGLVGLRERAQSLGGTLEARPTAEGGFVVRAEFPYGAG, from the coding sequence ATGGGCGCGGTCGGAGGCGCGGCCGGGGACGCGGCCGCGAGCGCGGCCGGGGACGTAATCGGGGACGCGCCCGGAGAGGGGACGGCGGGACCGGGCGGCATACGGGGCCGCGACCGGTCCGGCACCCGCGTGCTCGTCCGCCACGTCGTCCGCCGGACCGCCCGCCGGGCCGTGCGCCGGCTGCTGTGCGGGCCGCTGGGCCGACGGCTGCGCCGGGTCGGCCCGGTGCTGGTCCCGATGCTGCTCTCGATCGCCGACGCGCTGCTCGTCAACGGCCTGGGGATGGCGCTGGAGCTGGGCGTCTCGGTGGTCGCTGCGGCGGCCCTGCTGCTGCGCCGCCGCTGGCCGCTGCTGGTGTTCCTGGTGACGCTGCCGGGGCTCTACATCGGCTACATCTGGTTCGCGCCGATGATCGCCCTCTACACCCTCGCCGCGCTGCGGCCCGGCCGCGCCCGGCTCGGCGTCTGCGCGCTGCTGCTGGTCGCCGCGCACTTCCTGCCGTATCCGATCTCCGACTTCGAGCCGACCGCGTACCGGGAGAACACCCTGGTCCTGATCGACGCCTGCGTCACCTCCGCGGCCCCGATCGCGCTCGGTCTGCTGGTCCGGACCCGGCGCGAACTCGCCTCCCGCGTCGAGGACCTGACCCGCAGCCTGCGCCGCGAGGACCGGCTGCTGGCGGAGCGGGTGAAGGCAACCGAACGGGCCCGGCTGGCCCGGGAGATGCACGACGTGGTGGCCCACCAGGTCAGCCTGATCAGCCTGCAGGCCGGTGCCGTACAGGTCAGCACGGGGGACGCGGCGGCGCGGGACGGCGCCCGGACGATCCGTGAGCTGTCCGTCCGCACGCTGGAGGAGCTGCGGCACATGGTCGGCGTCCTCCGGGCGGCCGGCGGCGACGCCCAGGAGGCGGGCGAACTGGCGCCGCAGCCGGATCTGGACGAGCTGCCCCGGCTGATCGAGATGAGCGCGCTGGACGTGACGTACGAGGGGCTGCGGACCGCGCACGACGGCGCCGCGGGGTCCGGCGCGGACCGGCCGCGCGGCGGCAGGACGGTCGAGCGGGCCGCCTTCCGCACCGTCCAGGAGGCGCTCACCAACGTCCGCAAGCACGCGCCGGGGGCGCAGGTACGGGTCCGGGTCGACGCGGTGGAGCTGGCCGCGCCGGGCGATCCGGAGGCGGTGGAGCGGGGCCGGGCCGGGCTGCGGGTGGAGATCCGCAACGGGCCGCCGGACGCGACGGTGCCGGTCCCCGCGCTGCCCGGGGGCGGGCACGGGCTGGTGGGGCTGCGCGAGCGCGCACAGAGCCTCGGCGGCACGCTGGAGGCGCGTCCCACGGCCGAGGGAGGCTTCGTCGTACGGGCGGAGTTCCCGTACGGGGCGGGGTGA
- a CDS encoding helix-turn-helix domain-containing protein, with translation MGDFAPDVWTHPRLMAAVVEEDWGAVFRTYRRLTGVSQMTLGARVGLVQPDVSEIERGRRRVTSVEVRQRIVAGLGIPPERLPGAAAEGDALPVPGLAFAGVTPDEDLLARVTTAVDGAHRVDGATLDWLDRLLAEHRRAEDFIGSAPLVEVMGQQLRTVVNLYAGACGPLAGRVIRLASEHAQFLAWMAQDQGRSAAALAWYDRSHEWALEAGDTDMAATTLSMKAHMAWSGGRGRRCVRLAEAARWSAPGASPGVRGMAAQMAARGHALNQEGDAARRLLDEAQELITHAATRPEDEPPWMYFYDDTWFTLQHGMAAMHLGAWRTATRHLTSGLAALPPNYRRDRAWYRSCLAHAHAAAGEAEQSLAAALASVPDASGVGRPHAWHELHTTAAVLLRRGAAEGRELTDALQAHD, from the coding sequence ATGGGCGACTTTGCTCCGGACGTGTGGACACATCCCCGGCTCATGGCGGCGGTCGTCGAGGAGGACTGGGGCGCGGTCTTCCGCACGTACCGGCGGCTCACCGGCGTCAGCCAGATGACCCTCGGCGCGCGCGTGGGGCTGGTGCAGCCGGACGTCTCGGAGATCGAGCGCGGGCGACGGCGGGTCACCTCGGTGGAGGTGCGGCAGCGCATCGTCGCGGGGCTCGGTATTCCGCCGGAGCGGTTACCGGGCGCCGCGGCGGAAGGCGACGCACTGCCCGTCCCCGGGCTCGCCTTCGCGGGCGTCACCCCGGACGAGGATCTCCTCGCGCGGGTCACCACCGCGGTGGACGGCGCGCACCGTGTCGACGGCGCGACGCTTGACTGGCTCGACCGCCTGCTGGCCGAACACCGCAGGGCCGAGGACTTCATCGGCTCGGCCCCGCTAGTCGAGGTGATGGGCCAGCAACTCCGCACGGTGGTCAACCTCTACGCCGGAGCGTGCGGCCCGTTGGCGGGGCGAGTGATCCGACTGGCCTCCGAGCACGCCCAGTTCCTGGCCTGGATGGCGCAGGACCAGGGGCGATCGGCCGCCGCGCTGGCCTGGTACGACCGGTCCCACGAATGGGCGTTGGAGGCCGGGGACACCGACATGGCCGCGACGACGCTCAGCATGAAGGCGCACATGGCCTGGTCCGGGGGGCGGGGGCGGCGGTGCGTACGGCTCGCGGAGGCCGCTCGCTGGTCGGCGCCGGGTGCGTCCCCGGGCGTACGGGGCATGGCGGCTCAGATGGCGGCCCGCGGCCATGCGCTCAACCAGGAGGGCGACGCCGCCCGCCGCCTCCTGGACGAGGCCCAGGAACTGATCACCCACGCTGCCACGCGTCCCGAAGACGAGCCGCCGTGGATGTACTTCTACGACGACACCTGGTTCACCCTGCAACACGGCATGGCCGCCATGCACCTCGGCGCGTGGCGCACCGCCACCCGGCACCTCACCTCCGGCCTCGCCGCCCTACCGCCCAACTACCGCCGTGACCGGGCCTGGTACCGCTCATGCCTCGCGCACGCGCACGCCGCCGCGGGCGAAGCCGAACAATCCCTGGCCGCAGCCCTCGCGAGCGTTCCCGACGCCTCCGGTGTCGGCCGCCCGCACGCGTGGCACGAACTCCACACCACCGCGGCCGTCCTGCTGCGCCGGGGCGCGGCGGAGGGGCGCGAGCTGACGGACGCGTTGCAGGCGCACGACTGA
- the purU gene encoding formyltetrahydrofolate deformylase has translation MSESQPTQSGQHDRNDQYVLTLSCPDKQGIVHAVSSYLFITGCNIEDSQQFGDRDTGLFFMRVHFTADAPVDVEKLRASFAAVGDSFAMDWQIHRADEKMRVVLMVSKFGHCLNDLLFRSRIGALPVEIAAVVSNHTDFAELVGSYGIPFHHIPVTRDTKAQAEAQLLELVEKERVELVVLARYMQVLSDDLCKALSGRVINIHHSFLPSFKGARPYHQAHARGVKLIGATAHYVTADLDEGPIIEQEVERVGHEVTPDQLVAIGRDVECQALARAVKWHSERRVLLNGTRTVVFA, from the coding sequence ATGAGCGAGTCGCAGCCCACCCAGTCCGGTCAGCACGATCGGAACGATCAGTACGTCCTCACCCTCTCCTGCCCGGACAAGCAGGGCATCGTGCACGCCGTGTCCAGCTATCTGTTCATCACCGGCTGCAACATCGAGGACAGCCAGCAGTTCGGCGACCGGGACACCGGGCTGTTCTTCATGCGGGTCCATTTCACCGCGGACGCGCCGGTCGACGTCGAGAAGCTGCGGGCCAGCTTCGCGGCGGTGGGCGACTCCTTCGCGATGGACTGGCAGATCCACCGGGCCGACGAGAAGATGCGGGTCGTCCTGATGGTGTCGAAGTTCGGGCACTGCCTGAACGACCTGCTCTTCCGCTCGCGGATCGGCGCGCTGCCGGTCGAGATCGCGGCCGTGGTCTCCAACCACACCGACTTCGCCGAGCTGGTCGGCTCGTACGGCATCCCCTTCCACCACATCCCGGTCACCCGGGACACCAAGGCACAGGCCGAGGCCCAGCTGCTGGAGCTGGTGGAGAAGGAGCGGGTCGAGCTGGTCGTGCTCGCCCGCTACATGCAGGTCCTCTCCGACGACCTCTGCAAGGCCCTGTCCGGCCGCGTCATCAACATCCACCACTCCTTCCTGCCGAGCTTCAAGGGCGCCCGGCCCTACCACCAGGCGCACGCCCGCGGCGTCAAGCTCATCGGCGCCACCGCGCACTACGTGACCGCGGACCTCGACGAGGGCCCGATCATCGAGCAGGAGGTCGAGCGCGTCGGCCACGAGGTCACGCCGGACCAGCTGGTGGCGATCGGCCGCGACGTGGAGTGCCAGGCGCTGGCGCGGGCCGTGAAGTGGCACAGCGAGCGCCGAGTGCTGCTCAACGGCACCCGGACAGTGGTCTTCGCCTGA
- a CDS encoding bifunctional DNA primase/polymerase, protein MEETIGVTGAPQIPKQRGEQLIETAVRYAEERHWEVFPGAWLEHDGDRPRCSCDAANCPLPGAHPTAPGWAGTATGSASAVRRMWSKHPRASILLPTGRTFEALDVPEMAGCLALARMERLGVTLGPVTRTPDRRMLFLVLPGASAKVPDLVRNLGWAPAALDLICRGEGEYIAAPPTRVGPHGAVQWARRPTATNRWLPDAEELISPLAYACARDAAAIRAR, encoded by the coding sequence GTGGAAGAGACCATCGGAGTCACAGGAGCCCCGCAGATCCCCAAACAGCGCGGCGAGCAACTCATCGAAACTGCGGTGCGTTACGCGGAGGAGCGCCATTGGGAGGTGTTCCCCGGCGCATGGCTGGAGCACGACGGCGACCGGCCGCGCTGCTCGTGCGACGCGGCCAACTGCCCCTTGCCCGGCGCCCATCCGACCGCGCCGGGCTGGGCCGGCACGGCCACCGGCAGCGCCAGCGCGGTCCGCCGGATGTGGAGCAAGCACCCGCGGGCATCGATCCTGCTGCCCACGGGCCGGACGTTCGAGGCTCTCGACGTGCCGGAGATGGCGGGCTGCCTGGCGCTGGCCCGTATGGAGCGGCTGGGCGTGACACTCGGCCCGGTGACCCGCACCCCCGACCGCCGGATGCTCTTCCTCGTCCTGCCCGGCGCCTCCGCGAAGGTCCCGGACCTGGTGCGGAACCTCGGCTGGGCGCCGGCCGCCCTCGACCTGATCTGCCGCGGCGAGGGCGAGTACATCGCCGCCCCGCCGACCCGGGTGGGGCCGCACGGCGCGGTGCAGTGGGCGCGCCGCCCCACCGCCACCAACCGCTGGCTGCCCGACGCGGAAGAGCTGATCAGCCCGCTGGCGTACGCCTGCGCCCGCGACGCGGCGGCGATCCGCGCCCGCTGA
- a CDS encoding SCO4402 family protein: MGGMPLSDMPWWRWRSNVRSALHMLSDPVFQQHTWLAGRPGYGDVTDAVYRLVEDTWLDNWSAEKYIGTIFRDAQEAQLVDAAVLRVLRIMHQVGADAPVTAYMEHPGWPDAVRAAREAHVHLATADGEDPDTAPHSLEALAVMAGTLQVPV, from the coding sequence ATGGGCGGTATGCCGCTCTCTGACATGCCGTGGTGGCGCTGGCGCAGCAATGTGCGCTCCGCGCTGCACATGCTCTCCGACCCCGTCTTCCAGCAGCACACCTGGCTCGCCGGCCGTCCCGGGTACGGAGACGTCACCGACGCCGTCTACCGGCTCGTCGAGGACACCTGGCTCGACAACTGGTCCGCCGAGAAGTACATCGGCACGATCTTCCGCGACGCCCAGGAGGCGCAGCTGGTCGACGCCGCCGTCCTGCGGGTGCTGCGCATCATGCACCAGGTGGGGGCGGACGCCCCGGTGACCGCCTACATGGAGCACCCCGGCTGGCCCGACGCCGTACGGGCCGCCCGCGAGGCGCACGTCCACCTGGCCACCGCGGACGGCGAGGACCCGGACACCGCCCCGCACTCCCTCGAAGCGCTGGCCGTCATGGCGGGCACCCTCCAGGTGCCGGTCTGA
- a CDS encoding transcriptional regulator has protein sequence MAARPLVARQPNERLQALIQEAACSNAGLARRVNMCGAEHGLDLRYDKTSVARWLRGQQPRGRAPAIIAEALGRKLGRTVTIDEIGMADGKNLASGVGLQFSPTVLGAIEQVCELWRSDVGRRDFLSGSTVAASALVEPSRDWLITGADTQVSRNAGARVGISDVAAVRAMTSALSELDHRFGSGHVRPVVVHYLNSVVSGLLAGSYREAVGRELFAAVARLTELGGYMAVDTGQPGLAQRYYIQALRLAQAAGDRGYGGYVLAASMSHLAASLGNPREIAQLARAAQEGARGQVTPRAEAMFFAAEARGHALMGDARAFQSVAGRAVAAMERAEAVTETGDDPAWIGHFDPAYLADELAHCHRDLGQPIPAAQRAQEALDGHPAGRARRRAIGLALLASAQVQQREVELACHTGTQAIELLGGLRTDRGAEYLEEFRHRLVPYQDEPVVREFTARMELRAAA, from the coding sequence ATGGCCGCCAGGCCACTCGTCGCGCGCCAGCCCAATGAACGGCTGCAGGCGCTCATCCAAGAAGCCGCGTGCTCCAACGCGGGGCTGGCCCGCCGCGTCAACATGTGCGGCGCGGAACACGGTCTAGACCTGCGCTACGACAAGACATCCGTGGCCCGCTGGCTGCGCGGACAGCAGCCGCGGGGCCGCGCCCCGGCCATCATCGCCGAGGCGCTGGGCCGCAAACTGGGCCGCACGGTCACCATCGACGAGATCGGGATGGCCGACGGGAAGAACCTCGCGTCCGGGGTGGGGCTGCAGTTCTCGCCGACCGTCCTCGGGGCCATCGAGCAGGTCTGTGAACTATGGCGCAGCGACGTCGGACGGCGGGACTTCCTCAGCGGGTCCACGGTCGCCGCCTCCGCGCTGGTCGAGCCCAGCAGGGACTGGCTGATCACCGGGGCGGACACCCAGGTGTCCCGCAACGCCGGCGCAAGAGTGGGCATTTCGGATGTCGCGGCCGTACGGGCCATGACGTCGGCGCTCAGTGAACTGGACCACCGCTTCGGCTCGGGGCACGTCCGGCCGGTCGTCGTGCACTACCTCAACAGCGTGGTCTCCGGGCTGCTGGCGGGGTCGTACCGGGAGGCGGTGGGGCGGGAACTCTTCGCGGCCGTCGCGCGGTTGACCGAACTGGGCGGCTACATGGCCGTCGACACCGGACAGCCGGGCCTGGCGCAGCGCTACTACATCCAGGCGCTGCGGCTGGCGCAGGCGGCCGGCGACCGCGGCTACGGCGGCTATGTGCTGGCCGCCAGCATGAGCCACCTGGCCGCCTCGCTGGGGAACCCGCGGGAGATCGCCCAGCTGGCGCGGGCCGCCCAGGAGGGGGCGCGGGGGCAGGTCACACCCAGGGCGGAGGCGATGTTCTTCGCCGCGGAGGCGCGCGGTCACGCCCTGATGGGCGACGCCCGGGCCTTCCAGTCGGTGGCGGGCCGGGCGGTCGCCGCGATGGAGCGCGCCGAGGCGGTGACCGAAACGGGCGACGACCCGGCCTGGATCGGCCACTTCGACCCGGCCTACCTGGCCGACGAACTGGCCCACTGCCACCGTGACTTGGGGCAGCCGATCCCGGCCGCGCAGCGTGCGCAAGAGGCGCTCGACGGCCATCCGGCGGGCCGGGCGCGCCGCCGCGCCATCGGGCTGGCACTGCTGGCCAGCGCCCAGGTGCAGCAACGGGAGGTGGAGTTGGCCTGCCATACGGGCACCCAGGCGATCGAGCTGCTGGGCGGGCTGCGCACGGATCGCGGCGCGGAATACCTGGAGGAATTCCGGCACCGTTTGGTGCCGTATCAGGACGAACCAGTCGTAAGGGAATTCACCGCCCGGATGGAACTCCGCGCCGCGGCGTGA
- a CDS encoding ABC transporter ATP-binding protein — protein sequence MASEPEKKQEQYGSVATPGGALAGPPAVRIEGLWKRFGEQTAVHGIDLTLPAGHFIGLVGPNGAGKTTTLSMVTGLLRPDSGRVEIGGHDVWQDPVGVKSRIGVLPEGLRLFERLSGRELLAYIGRLRGLPGAEVDKRAGQLLDVLDLSGSQHKLVVDYSTGMRKKIGLAAALLHNPEILFLDEPFEGVDPVSAQTIRGVLERYTSSGATVIFSSHVMELVESLCDWVAVMAAGRIRAQGPLAEVRGAAPSLQDAFLELVGARGRGAGQNLDWLGGGAR from the coding sequence GTGGCCAGCGAACCGGAGAAGAAGCAAGAGCAATACGGGTCGGTCGCGACCCCGGGCGGTGCCCTGGCCGGCCCGCCCGCGGTCCGCATCGAGGGCCTGTGGAAGCGGTTCGGCGAGCAGACCGCCGTCCACGGCATCGACCTGACCCTGCCCGCGGGCCACTTCATCGGCCTGGTCGGCCCCAACGGCGCGGGCAAGACCACCACGCTCTCCATGGTGACGGGCCTGCTGCGGCCCGATTCCGGACGGGTCGAGATCGGCGGGCACGACGTCTGGCAGGACCCGGTGGGGGTCAAGTCCCGGATCGGCGTGCTGCCCGAGGGACTGCGCCTGTTCGAGCGGCTCTCCGGGCGCGAACTCCTCGCCTACATAGGCAGGTTGCGCGGCCTCCCGGGCGCCGAGGTGGACAAGCGGGCCGGCCAGCTGCTCGACGTGCTCGACCTGTCCGGCTCCCAGCACAAGCTCGTCGTGGACTACTCCACGGGCATGCGCAAGAAGATCGGGCTGGCCGCCGCGCTGCTGCACAACCCGGAGATCCTCTTCCTGGACGAGCCCTTCGAGGGCGTCGACCCGGTGTCGGCGCAGACCATCCGCGGCGTCCTGGAGCGCTACACCTCCTCCGGGGCGACGGTGATCTTCTCCAGCCATGTCATGGAGCTGGTCGAGTCGCTCTGCGACTGGGTCGCGGTGATGGCCGCCGGCCGGATCCGCGCACAGGGTCCGCTGGCCGAGGTGCGCGGCGCCGCACCCTCGCTCCAGGACGCGTTCCTCGAACTGGTCGGCGCGCGTGGCCGCGGCGCCGGGCAGAACCTCGACTGGCTGGGCGGCGGCGCCCGATGA
- a CDS encoding ABC transporter substrate-binding protein — protein MTGRRRSSPRHFPRASATAAAACTAVIASLLSGCGSLPGAGSGEQEPITVMTWAPEGTRTTNMPGMPAMAQAYARWVNSRGGIAGHPLKVLTCNERNDSVEAARCAQRAVDAGAVAVVGSYSQWGRSFMSPLEVAGIPFIGGYGASAEEFSSPLSYPVNGGQAALLAGNGRQLAADCRRVALVRPDTIQGDQMPALLDAGLGGGRDRAADIKAPETGTDYSRQVAAALEAVGADPARYGTAKAGGEAPGSCVAASLGDSTDTFFDSFRRLQESSPKVQVGSVLGSVDQSMVNRSGGVSGPLEGADVTGWYPAAGDPRWAPMRRVITQEAFDDNRIDPADQGVQTTWIAYTVLSAVIRQLADQGVEDITAHALQTALDRGDRTIDTGGLTPMLRWRDDDMLAVTDFPRIVNADVTYQVVRHGQLVAAQEGFVDVTATLERRPTDDG, from the coding sequence ATGACCGGACGGCGACGCTCCTCCCCCCGCCACTTCCCGCGCGCCTCGGCGACGGCCGCGGCGGCGTGCACGGCGGTCATCGCGTCACTGCTGTCCGGCTGCGGCTCCCTCCCCGGAGCGGGTTCCGGGGAGCAGGAGCCGATCACGGTGATGACCTGGGCACCCGAGGGCACCCGGACGACCAATATGCCGGGAATGCCGGCCATGGCGCAGGCGTACGCCCGCTGGGTCAACTCCCGCGGCGGCATCGCCGGCCACCCCCTGAAGGTCCTCACCTGCAACGAGCGCAACGACTCGGTGGAGGCCGCCCGGTGCGCCCAGCGGGCGGTGGACGCCGGGGCGGTCGCCGTGGTCGGCTCCTACAGCCAGTGGGGCCGCTCGTTCATGTCGCCGCTGGAGGTGGCGGGCATCCCGTTCATCGGCGGGTACGGCGCCTCCGCCGAGGAGTTCTCCAGCCCGCTCTCCTACCCCGTCAACGGCGGCCAGGCCGCCCTCCTGGCGGGGAACGGGCGACAGTTGGCGGCGGACTGCCGGCGGGTGGCGCTGGTCCGCCCGGACACCATCCAGGGCGACCAGATGCCCGCGCTGCTCGACGCCGGACTCGGCGGCGGCCGCGACCGGGCCGCGGACATCAAGGCGCCGGAGACCGGCACGGACTACTCGCGGCAGGTGGCCGCCGCCCTGGAGGCGGTCGGCGCGGACCCGGCCCGCTACGGGACGGCGAAGGCCGGCGGCGAGGCGCCCGGCTCCTGCGTGGCCGCCTCGTTGGGCGACAGCACGGACACCTTCTTCGACTCCTTCCGCCGCCTCCAGGAGAGCAGCCCCAAGGTGCAGGTCGGGTCCGTCCTGGGCAGCGTGGACCAGTCGATGGTCAACCGCAGCGGCGGCGTCTCCGGCCCGCTGGAGGGCGCGGACGTCACCGGCTGGTACCCGGCCGCCGGCGATCCGCGCTGGGCGCCGATGCGCAGGGTGATCACCCAGGAGGCGTTCGACGACAACCGCATCGACCCGGCCGACCAGGGCGTCCAGACGACCTGGATCGCCTACACGGTGCTGAGCGCGGTGATCCGGCAACTGGCCGACCAGGGCGTGGAGGACATCACCGCGCACGCCCTGCAGACCGCCCTGGACCGCGGCGACCGGACCATCGACACCGGCGGTCTGACGCCCATGCTGCGCTGGCGCGACGACGACATGCTGGCCGTCACGGACTTCCCGCGCATCGTCAACGCGGACGTGACGTACCAGGTCGTCCGGCACGGTCAACTGGTCGCCGCCCAGGAGGGGTTCGTCGACGTCACCGCGACGCTGGAGCGGCGGCCCACGGACGACGGCTGA
- a CDS encoding response regulator, giving the protein MIRVAVVDDERLVRSGLRMILGTAPDIEMVADCGGAEAVETVLSCAAEVVLLDIRMPDVDGLTVLRGLRAAPDPPAVAMLTTFDAQEYLTAALREGAAGFLLKDSDPEQLVRAVRTLAAGGSVLDPGVTRAVIGGYLTSEDQAAAARAVSGLTPRESQVLALLGEGLGNAQIAERMGLASSTVKDHVRALLAKLGGINRIQAAIVADRAGLVAGVPRGTG; this is encoded by the coding sequence GTGATCCGTGTCGCTGTGGTGGACGACGAGCGGCTCGTCAGGTCCGGACTGCGGATGATCCTGGGGACCGCCCCGGACATCGAGATGGTGGCGGACTGCGGCGGCGCAGAGGCCGTGGAGACCGTGCTGAGCTGCGCGGCCGAGGTCGTCCTGCTCGACATCCGGATGCCGGACGTGGACGGGCTGACCGTGCTGCGCGGGCTGCGCGCCGCCCCGGACCCGCCGGCCGTGGCGATGCTCACCACCTTCGACGCGCAGGAGTACCTGACCGCGGCGCTCCGGGAGGGCGCGGCGGGGTTCCTGCTCAAGGACTCCGACCCGGAGCAGTTGGTGCGGGCGGTGCGGACGCTGGCGGCGGGCGGCAGCGTGCTGGACCCCGGGGTGACCCGGGCGGTGATCGGCGGCTATCTGACGTCCGAGGACCAGGCCGCCGCGGCCCGGGCGGTGAGCGGGCTGACGCCGCGCGAGTCGCAGGTCCTGGCGCTGCTGGGCGAGGGCCTGGGCAATGCGCAGATCGCGGAGCGGATGGGGCTGGCGTCCAGCACGGTGAAGGACCATGTGCGGGCACTGCTGGCCAAGTTGGGCGGAATCAACCGCATACAGGCGGCGATCGTCGCGGACCGGGCGGGCCTGGTGGCAGGGGTTCCGCGGGGGACCGGGTGA
- a CDS encoding STAS domain-containing protein, with product MSLKVAEDEKGPWAVLQVSGEMDLVTSPAVRQHVHDAVAEGRRSLVLDLSEVRFCDSSGVGVLIAARRLMRSCQGRLRLILPAQGAVDGSHVNRVLAALGVRRLFEVYPDLPTAVDEAAAPLSA from the coding sequence GTGTCGTTGAAGGTGGCAGAGGACGAAAAGGGCCCCTGGGCCGTACTTCAGGTCTCGGGCGAGATGGACCTGGTCACATCGCCCGCGGTGCGTCAGCACGTGCACGACGCGGTGGCCGAGGGCCGGCGGTCCCTGGTCCTCGATCTCTCCGAGGTCCGGTTCTGTGACTCCAGCGGGGTGGGCGTGCTGATCGCCGCCCGCCGCCTGATGCGTTCCTGTCAGGGGAGACTGCGGCTGATCCTGCCCGCCCAGGGCGCCGTCGACGGCTCGCACGTCAACCGTGTGCTGGCCGCCCTCGGGGTCCGCCGGCTCTTCGAGGTCTACCCGGACCTGCCCACGGCGGTGGACGAGGCGGCGGCCCCGCTGTCGGCCTGA